In a genomic window of [Empedobacter] haloabium:
- a CDS encoding TauD/TfdA family dioxygenase — protein sequence MESLCADAPFEVTATPGFPYLIEAGAGATHCQRWFGAAASGLVGQLRHTGALLLRGFPLRSAADFRAAVGAMAPQLRGYAGGTSPRSQVAEGVYTSTEYPKQLEIPLHNEMSYSCQWPELLYFFCAVAPATGGETPLADSRGILARMPWDIVEEFERRQLMYVRNLASAQSRYNSWTKAFETTDQARVEAYCRDMDIGYAWQPDGGLRIQEVRPALRTHPVTGERVWFNQVHLWHASNTPMASNVSAQIEAGLPMAAYYGDGGRIDNDTLATVRAVMNAEKRLFRWQQGDLLMVDNVLAAHGRMPFDGPRQILVAMS from the coding sequence ATGGAGAGCCTCTGCGCGGACGCGCCTTTCGAGGTGACGGCCACGCCCGGCTTCCCCTACCTGATCGAGGCCGGCGCCGGCGCCACCCACTGCCAGCGCTGGTTCGGCGCCGCGGCGTCCGGGCTGGTCGGGCAACTGCGCCACACGGGGGCGCTGCTGCTGCGGGGCTTCCCGTTGCGCAGCGCCGCCGACTTCCGCGCCGCGGTCGGCGCGATGGCGCCGCAGCTGCGCGGCTATGCCGGCGGCACGTCGCCGCGCAGCCAGGTCGCCGAGGGCGTCTACACCTCGACGGAATACCCGAAGCAGCTGGAGATCCCGCTGCACAACGAGATGTCGTACAGCTGCCAGTGGCCGGAGTTGCTGTACTTCTTCTGCGCCGTGGCGCCAGCCACGGGCGGCGAGACGCCGCTCGCCGACTCGCGCGGCATCCTGGCGCGCATGCCGTGGGACATCGTGGAGGAGTTCGAACGGCGCCAGTTGATGTACGTGCGCAACCTGGCCTCGGCCCAGTCGCGCTACAACTCGTGGACCAAGGCCTTCGAGACGACCGACCAGGCCAGGGTCGAGGCCTACTGCCGCGACATGGACATCGGCTATGCATGGCAGCCCGACGGCGGCCTGCGCATCCAGGAAGTGCGGCCGGCGCTGCGCACGCATCCGGTCACCGGCGAGCGGGTCTGGTTCAACCAGGTCCACCTGTGGCATGCGTCGAACACGCCGATGGCCAGCAACGTCAGCGCGCAGATCGAGGCGGGCCTGCCGATGGCGGCCTACTACGGCGACGGCGGCCGCATCGACAACGACACCCTGGCAACCGTGCGCGCGGTCATGAACGCGGAAAAGCGGCTGTTCCGCTGGCAGCAGGGCGACCTGCTGATGGTGGACAACGTGCTGGCGGCGCATGGCCGCATGCCGTTCGACGGCCCGCGCCAGATCCTGGTGGCGATGTCGTGA
- a CDS encoding TauD/TfdA family dioxygenase — protein sequence MNIKGTQGESLANWIKHNRGDIDAALWSDGYVLFRGFDVGGLAGFEECAGAACNTLYKHYGDLPLASASENVYFATPYPKHLEIQFHNEASHTHTWPSRQLFFCLEPAPQGGEWTLSDGRKVLEAMPAEMLARFREQGLVYRRRFIRGLDASWQQFFKVNDLQELREKMAPTGHEIDAPSENDVTVSFRTHAVLPLPERGTEAWFNQILLHHPDALPQEVGDLLRKHFPRDKFPRTVFFGDGSAIPAEWVRKVDEVLTECSIRIPTQANDVLLVNNLLMAHGRLPYAGNRQIRVALGDMRTHGTA from the coding sequence ATGAACATCAAAGGTACGCAAGGCGAGTCCCTCGCCAACTGGATCAAGCACAATCGCGGCGACATCGACGCGGCGCTGTGGAGCGACGGCTACGTGCTGTTCCGCGGCTTCGACGTGGGCGGCCTCGCAGGCTTCGAGGAGTGCGCCGGGGCGGCGTGCAACACCCTGTACAAGCATTACGGCGATTTGCCGCTGGCCAGCGCCAGCGAGAACGTCTACTTCGCCACGCCCTATCCGAAACACCTGGAAATCCAGTTCCACAACGAGGCGTCGCACACTCACACCTGGCCGTCGCGCCAGCTGTTCTTCTGCCTGGAGCCGGCACCGCAGGGCGGCGAGTGGACGCTGTCGGACGGGCGCAAGGTGCTCGAGGCCATGCCGGCCGAAATGCTGGCGCGCTTTCGCGAGCAGGGCCTGGTGTACCGGCGCCGCTTCATCCGCGGGCTGGACGCCTCATGGCAGCAGTTCTTCAAGGTGAACGACCTGCAGGAGCTGCGCGAGAAGATGGCGCCCACCGGCCACGAGATCGACGCACCGTCGGAAAACGACGTCACGGTGTCGTTCCGCACCCATGCGGTGCTGCCGCTGCCGGAGCGCGGCACCGAGGCGTGGTTCAACCAGATTCTCTTGCACCATCCGGACGCGCTGCCGCAGGAGGTCGGCGACCTGCTGCGCAAGCACTTCCCGCGCGACAAGTTCCCGCGCACGGTGTTCTTCGGCGACGGCAGCGCGATCCCGGCGGAATGGGTCCGCAAGGTCGACGAGGTGCTGACCGAGTGCTCGATCCGCATCCCCACGCAGGCCAACGACGTCCTGCTGGTCAACAACCTGCTGATGGCGCACGGGCGCCTGCCGTATGCCGGCAACCGCCAGATCCGGGTCGCGCTGGGCGACATGCGCACGCACGGTACGGCCTGA